In Rattus rattus isolate New Zealand chromosome 9, Rrattus_CSIRO_v1, whole genome shotgun sequence, a genomic segment contains:
- the LOC116909564 gene encoding olfactory receptor 1361-like translates to MSSTNQSSVTEFLLLGLSRQPQQQQLLFLLFLIMYLATVLGNLLIILAISTDSRLHTPMYFFLSNLSFVDVCFSSTTVPNVLANHILGSQKISFSGCLTQLYFLCVFGDMDNFLLAVMAYDHLWPYATPLHYTTKMTHQVCALLVMGSWVVANMNCLLHILLMARLSFCADNIIPHFFCDVAPLLKLSCSDTHLNELMILTEGAVVMVTPFVCILISYIHITCAILRVSSPRGGWKSFATCGSHLAVVCLFYGTVIAVYFNPSTSYSAGRDTAAAVMYTVVTPMLNPFIYSLRNRDMKVALRKLLAMRFPSKQ, encoded by the coding sequence ATGAGCAGCACCAACCAGTCCAGTGTCACTGAATTCCTCCTCCTGGGACTCTCCaggcagccccagcagcagcagctcctcttcctgctcttcctcatcATGTACCTGGCCACTGTCCTAGGAAACCTGCTCATCATCCTGGCCATCAGCACAGACTCCCGcctgcacacccccatgtacttcttcctcagcaacCTGTCCTTTGTGGATGTCTGCTTCTCCTCCACCACTGTCCCTAATGTACTAGCCAACCATATACTTGGGAGTCAGAAAATTTCTTTCTCTGGGTGTCTCACACAGctgtattttctctgtgtgtttggtgaCATGGACAATTTCCTGTTGgctgtgatggcctatgaccATTTGTGGCCATATGCCACCCCTTTACACTACACAACAAAGATGACCCATCAGGTCTGTGCCCTTCTCGTTATGGGGTCATGGGTGGTAGCCAACATGAATTGTCTGTTGCACATACTTCTCATGGCTCGACTCTCCTTCTGTGCAGACAATATCAtcccccacttcttctgtgatgtgGCTCCCCTCCTGAAACTCTCCTGCTCAGACACGCATCTCAATGAGCTGATGATTCTTACAGAGGGAGCTGTGGTCATGGTCACCCCATTTGTCTGCATCCTGATCTCCTACATCCACATCACCTGTGCCATCCTGAGAGTCTCATCCCCCAGGGGAGGATGGAAATCCTTCGCCACCTGTGGCTCCCACCTGGCTGTGGTCTGCCTCTTCTATGGCACCGTCATCGCTGTGTATTTCAACCCCTCAACCTCTTACTCAGCTGGGAGGGATACGGCAGCTGCAGTGATGTATACAGTGGTGACACCAATGCTGAACcctttcatctacagcctgagaaaCAGGGATATGAAAGTGGCTTTAAGGAAATTGCTCGCCATGAGATTTCCATCTAAGCAGTAA